One Glycine soja cultivar W05 chromosome 2, ASM419377v2, whole genome shotgun sequence genomic region harbors:
- the LOC114386734 gene encoding uncharacterized endoplasmic reticulum membrane protein C16E8.02-like, giving the protein MALGRRSGLFALEKHFAFYGAYHSNKINIAIHVLFVWPIFFSALLILYFVPLPPLFNLQNLEFSMWENYVILVWNVGFLVALLYSVFYVSLDLKAGSLAALLCALCWIGSSFVASQLGLSLAWKVVLVVQIVCWTGQFIGHGVFEKRAPALLDNLIQAFVMGPFFVLLEVLQTLFGYEPYPGFNSTVKAKVEANINEWQESKQKLIS; this is encoded by the exons ATGGCATTGGGGAGAAGGAGTGGACTCTTTGCTCTTGAAAAGCATTTTGCTTTCTATGGAGCATACCACAGCAACAAAATTAACATAGCAATCCACGTGTTGTTTGTTTGGCCAATTTTTTTCTCGGCCCTTCTTATTCTCTATTTTGTCCCTCTCCCTCCCTTATTCAACCTTCAAAACTTGGAGTTTTCCATGTGGGAGAACTATGTGATATTGGTTTGGAATGTTGGGTTTTTGGTTGCTTTGCTCTACTCAGTTTTCTATGTTTCTTTGGATCTGAAAGCTGGCTCTTTGGCTGCTTTGCTTTGTGCTCTTTGTTGGATTGGTAGTAGCTTTGTTGCAAGCCAACTTGGGTTGTCTCTAGCTTGGAAG GTTGTTCTTGTGGTTCAGATAGTATGTTGGACAGGGCAGTTCATTGGTCATGGAGTATTTGAG AAACGAGCTCCTGCTCTTTTGGATAACCTCATTCAGGCCTTTGTAATGGGTCCTTTCTTTGTATTGCTAGAG GTTCTCCAGACTTTATTTGGTTATGAGCCATATCCAGGATTTAATTCAACAGTGAAAGCAAAAGTTGAAGCCAACATAAATGAGTGGCAAGAAAGTAAGCAGAAACTAATATCTTAG
- the LOC114386745 gene encoding NAC domain-containing protein 2-like translates to MENRTSSVLPPGFRFHPTDEELIVYYLCNQATSRPCPASIIPEVDIYKFDPWELPEKTDFGEKEWYFFSPRERKYPNGVRPNRATVSGYWKATGTDKAIYSGSKHVGVKKALVFYKGKPPKGLKTDWIMHEYRLIGSRRQANRQVGSMRLDDWVLCRIYKKKNIGKSMEAKEEYPIAQINLTPANNDSEQEMVKFPRTSSLTHLLEMDYLGPISHILSDATYNSTFDFQINTANGGIDPFVKPQPVEIPYAADSGKYQVKQNSTINPTIFVNQVYYQRG, encoded by the exons ATGGAGAACAGAACAAGCTCTGTACTCCCACCTGGCTTCAGGTTTCATCCCACTGATGAAGAACTAATTGTTTACTATCTTTGCAACCAAGCCACATCAAGACCATGCCCTGCATCAATCATCCCAGAAGTGGATATCTATAAGTTTGATCCATGGGAATTACCTG AAAAAACAGACTTTGGAGAAAAGGAGTGGTACTTCTTTAGTCCACGAGAGAGGAAGTATCCAAATGGGGTGAGGCCTAATAGAGCAACCGTGTCTGGGTATTGGAAGGCCACTGGCACAGATAAAGCAATCTATAGTGGGTCTAAGCATGTAGGGGTGAAGAAGGCTTTGGTTTTttataagggtaagccaccaaAGGGTCTCAAGACAGATTGGATTATGCATGAGTATAGATTAATTGGATCAAGAAGACAAGCCAATAGACAAGTTGGATCCATGAGG CTAGACGACTGGGTCTTGTGTAGGATCTACAAGAAGAAGAACATTGGAAAGTCAATGGAGGCAAAAGAGGAATACCCAATAGCCCAAATCAATCTTACACCAGCAAACAATGACAGTGAACAAGAAATGGTGAAATTTCCAAGGACTAGTTCCCTTACTCATCTTTTGGAAATGGATTACTTGGGTCCAATATCACATATATTATCTGATGCCACATACAATTCAacctttgattttcaaattaacacTGCCAATGGTGGAATAGACCCGTTCGTAAAACCACAGCCGGTTGAAATCCCTTATGCAGCAGATTCAGGGAAGTACCAAGTGAAACAAAATAGCACCATCAACCCCACCATATTTGTGAACCAAGTGTATTATCAAAGAGGATaa